A single window of Marinobacter sp. LA51 DNA harbors:
- a CDS encoding branched-chain amino acid ABC transporter permease, whose translation MSMIFGVPLAVLSGQLLIGVINGAFYALLSLGLAVIFGLLKIINFAHGAMYMLGAMVTVIMFDVMGVNYWVALFMAPLLVGAVGVLIEYFLLRRIAGQDHIYSLLLTFGIALLMQGVLTNIYGVSGLRYSMPDLFKGGINLGFMFLPYYRAWVIGIALVVCFGTWFMIEKTKLGAYLRAGTEDAQLMQGFGINVPLLVSLTYGFGVALAAFAGVLAAPIYSVTPVMGSHILITVFAVVVIGGMGSISGAIITGILMGVVEGLTKTFYPPASSAVIFLVMVVVLMFRPAGLFGKEA comes from the coding sequence ATGTCCATGATTTTCGGTGTCCCCCTTGCTGTGCTGTCTGGTCAGCTTCTGATCGGGGTCATTAACGGTGCGTTCTACGCACTGTTGAGTCTCGGGCTTGCCGTCATATTCGGTCTGCTCAAGATCATCAACTTTGCCCACGGGGCAATGTACATGCTCGGTGCAATGGTCACCGTCATTATGTTCGATGTAATGGGTGTCAACTACTGGGTTGCCCTGTTTATGGCACCGTTGCTGGTAGGCGCGGTCGGGGTATTGATCGAGTACTTCCTGCTTCGCCGCATCGCCGGCCAGGACCACATCTACAGCCTGTTGCTGACCTTTGGTATTGCTCTGTTGATGCAGGGTGTACTGACTAATATCTATGGTGTATCCGGCCTGCGTTACTCTATGCCGGATCTCTTCAAGGGCGGGATCAACCTCGGGTTTATGTTCCTCCCGTACTATCGGGCCTGGGTTATCGGCATCGCGCTGGTGGTGTGCTTCGGTACCTGGTTCATGATCGAGAAAACCAAGCTCGGTGCTTATCTGCGCGCCGGTACCGAAGATGCCCAGCTGATGCAGGGCTTCGGTATCAACGTGCCGCTGCTGGTCAGTCTGACTTATGGCTTTGGTGTGGCTCTGGCGGCGTTCGCCGGTGTCCTGGCAGCGCCCATCTACTCGGTGACACCGGTAATGGGCTCGCACATTCTCATTACCGTGTTCGCTGTGGTGGTGATTGGCGGTATGGGGTCCATTAGTGGTGCGATTATCACCGGCATCCTGATGGGTGTTGTGGAGGGCCTCACTAAAACCTTCTACCCGCCTGCTTCGTCCGCAGTGATCTTCCTGGTCATGGTGGTAGTTCTGATGTTCCGGCCTGCGGGTCTGTTTGGTAAGGAGGCGTAA
- a CDS encoding branched-chain amino acid ABC transporter permease, whose product MSQSFDSTAIHQAILEQQKADGRKKMLLNAVLVLLLVAAPFVLYPVFLMKILCFALFAVAFNLLFGFTGLLSFGHAAFLATGGYTTGYLLTNFSGLSTEMGILAGTAVATLLGLAFALLSIRRQGIYFAMVTLALAQLVFFFFVQSEFTGGEDGMHGIPRGHLLGMIDLNNNFNMYYFVLAVFLGCYLLVQRIVSSPYGQVLKSIKQNEPRAVSLGYNVNRYKVLAFVISAALAGLAGSMKSVVFQLASLNDAHWHMSGEVILMTLVGGMGTLLGPVVGATFVVNVEYHLSQGALRDWVDPILGGIFILVVLAFRSGFVGELQKFFKKNLG is encoded by the coding sequence ATGAGCCAGTCATTCGATTCGACGGCGATTCATCAAGCCATCCTGGAACAGCAGAAAGCCGATGGCCGCAAGAAGATGTTACTCAACGCGGTGCTGGTCCTGCTTTTGGTCGCCGCCCCGTTTGTGCTGTACCCGGTCTTCCTGATGAAGATCCTGTGTTTTGCACTGTTCGCGGTGGCCTTTAACCTGCTGTTCGGTTTCACCGGGCTGTTGTCATTCGGCCATGCCGCGTTCCTGGCAACGGGTGGCTACACCACCGGTTACCTGCTCACCAACTTTTCCGGTTTGAGCACTGAAATGGGCATTCTGGCGGGTACTGCGGTTGCAACCTTGCTGGGCCTGGCCTTTGCGCTGCTGTCCATTCGCCGCCAGGGCATCTACTTCGCCATGGTGACCCTGGCGCTGGCACAGTTGGTGTTCTTCTTCTTCGTACAGTCGGAGTTCACCGGCGGTGAGGATGGCATGCACGGGATTCCCCGTGGCCACTTGCTGGGAATGATCGATCTCAATAACAACTTCAACATGTACTACTTCGTGTTGGCGGTGTTCCTGGGGTGCTACCTGCTGGTTCAGCGTATTGTCTCCAGCCCGTACGGGCAGGTACTCAAGTCCATCAAGCAGAACGAACCTAGAGCGGTTTCACTGGGCTACAACGTGAACCGCTACAAGGTGCTGGCGTTTGTGATTTCGGCGGCTTTGGCTGGCCTGGCGGGCTCGATGAAGTCGGTAGTGTTCCAGCTGGCGTCATTGAACGACGCTCACTGGCACATGTCGGGCGAGGTCATCCTGATGACTCTGGTTGGCGGCATGGGCACCTTGCTTGGTCCCGTGGTTGGCGCCACCTTCGTGGTGAACGTAGAGTATCACCTGTCTCAGGGCGCCTTGCGCGACTGGGTGGATCCGATCCTCGGCGGCATCTTCATTCTGGTAGTACTGGCGTTCCGCAGCGGCTTCGTTGGTGAGCTCCAGAAGTTCTTCAAAAAGAATCTGGGCTAA
- a CDS encoding 4'-phosphopantetheinyl transferase family protein codes for MSFKATLPAFCTERDDRLPWPRPLPHLPLVAVDFDSDGLQDRDFEHCGITMPSNLHRAVAKRKAEYLAGRLCAREALRKAIGLGAVPGTGEDRAPQWPAGSVGSITHSHGKAAAIVGAAPHYASVGLDLEHLMPDERALKLTDQILTKAEQDRFATTLTDTPGEFLTLAFSLKETLFKTLYPLTLKRFYFEHAELLGWQADGTARLRLLTDLSEHWCCDRELDAQFVNRDGQILSLIAISKET; via the coding sequence ATGTCCTTCAAAGCAACCCTACCTGCCTTTTGCACCGAACGGGACGACCGCCTGCCCTGGCCGCGTCCGCTGCCACACCTCCCCCTGGTCGCAGTGGACTTCGATTCAGACGGGCTTCAGGACCGGGACTTCGAACATTGCGGTATTACGATGCCCTCCAACCTTCACCGAGCGGTCGCCAAGCGCAAAGCCGAATATCTGGCCGGGCGATTGTGTGCGCGTGAAGCTTTGCGGAAGGCCATCGGGTTGGGCGCTGTGCCCGGTACGGGCGAGGATCGTGCACCCCAGTGGCCAGCAGGTAGCGTGGGGTCTATTACCCACAGTCATGGCAAGGCGGCGGCCATTGTGGGAGCAGCGCCCCACTACGCCAGCGTGGGCCTGGACCTGGAACACTTGATGCCGGATGAGAGGGCCCTGAAACTGACCGATCAGATTCTGACCAAGGCCGAGCAAGACCGCTTTGCGACCACTCTGACGGATACACCCGGGGAATTTCTTACGCTTGCGTTTTCTTTGAAGGAAACCCTGTTCAAGACGCTCTATCCGCTAACCCTGAAACGGTTCTACTTTGAACATGCGGAACTGCTTGGGTGGCAGGCCGATGGCACCGCGCGGCTGCGCCTGCTCACCGACCTGTCGGAGCACTGGTGCTGCGACCGGGAGCTGGACGCCCAGTTCGTAAACCGGGACGGCCAGATCCTCAGCCTTATCGCAATCTCGAAAGAGACTTAG
- a CDS encoding pseudoazurin, protein MRLKLKQALAALAITAFSSGVFAAEHVVEMKNAGADGAMVFEPGFVKAEPGDTVKFVLVGQAHNSATVAAPDGASGWQGGINEEITVTLDEEGVYVYKCTPHAALNMAGVIQVGEATNYDSAKAAVAELTAAAATNKDRLEKYFANVTR, encoded by the coding sequence ATGCGATTGAAGCTAAAACAGGCACTGGCTGCACTGGCAATTACTGCTTTCTCCAGCGGCGTATTCGCAGCAGAGCACGTTGTCGAAATGAAGAACGCAGGCGCTGATGGAGCGATGGTATTCGAGCCAGGCTTCGTGAAAGCCGAGCCGGGTGACACCGTGAAGTTCGTCCTGGTCGGCCAGGCGCACAACTCCGCCACCGTAGCAGCTCCGGATGGTGCCAGTGGCTGGCAGGGTGGTATCAATGAAGAGATTACCGTGACCCTGGACGAGGAAGGCGTATACGTCTACAAGTGCACCCCGCACGCTGCGCTGAACATGGCAGGCGTGATCCAGGTGGGCGAAGCCACTAACTACGACAGCGCCAAGGCTGCCGTGGCGGAGCTGACCGCTGCCGCGGCCACCAACAAAGATCGTCTTGAGAAGTACTTCGCGAACGTCACCCGGTAA
- a CDS encoding phytoene desaturase family protein encodes MSSPKPSTIRVGKRYRAKRLNGPYDAIVIGSGIGGLTTAACMSKLGKKVVVFEQHYTAGGFTHSYDRNGYEWDVGVHYIGDMGADHTLSKRLFDHITDGELKWAPLDDRYDRIFLGDRHVDLVAGPKAFKAELKQAFPGEEQAIDTYVKYLRQVAKAMPGLVVGKVLPDLAAGPLRKIVGRAAPDFLNKPTREVLESLTSNQELIAVLAGQWGDNGLPPAESSFIIHALIARHYLYGGYYPIGGASEMAKTIIPVVQQSGGEVFTYADVKEILIEKGKAVGVRMADGEEVRAPLVISNAGVFNTFGTLLPETAPEKDFYQQKLQTVERSMASNCLYIGLQDTAENLKLPKTNYWIYPGPNYEKNLEEFMAAPDKADIPLTYISFPSAKDPSFSDRYPGRATIEIVAPGPHEWYAEWADKTWGKRGEEYEAEKEAYAQRLLAKLYEKFPHLEGKVDYYELSTPLSTDYFCRYSKGEIYGLNHTPDRFEQDWLKPKTRIPGLYLTGQDVMTCGVVGAMIGGLLTTIAVSGLKGLPLAKKMFVG; translated from the coding sequence ATGAGCAGCCCCAAACCCAGCACCATCCGCGTCGGCAAGCGCTATCGCGCCAAACGTTTAAATGGCCCCTACGACGCTATTGTCATCGGCTCCGGTATCGGCGGCCTCACTACCGCCGCCTGCATGAGCAAACTGGGCAAGAAAGTGGTGGTGTTCGAACAGCACTATACTGCCGGCGGTTTCACCCACAGCTACGATCGCAACGGCTACGAATGGGACGTGGGGGTGCACTACATTGGCGACATGGGCGCCGACCACACCCTGAGCAAGCGCCTGTTCGATCACATTACCGACGGTGAATTGAAATGGGCGCCACTGGATGACCGTTACGACCGTATTTTCCTGGGTGACCGGCACGTAGACCTGGTGGCTGGCCCGAAAGCCTTCAAAGCCGAGCTCAAGCAGGCCTTCCCCGGCGAAGAACAAGCCATCGATACCTACGTGAAGTATCTGCGCCAGGTTGCCAAAGCCATGCCTGGTCTGGTGGTTGGCAAGGTACTGCCGGATCTCGCCGCCGGCCCGCTGCGCAAAATCGTGGGCCGCGCCGCACCGGATTTTCTCAACAAACCCACCCGTGAAGTGTTGGAAAGCCTGACCAGCAACCAGGAACTGATTGCGGTACTGGCCGGCCAATGGGGCGACAACGGCCTGCCACCGGCAGAATCCAGCTTCATCATCCACGCATTGATTGCGCGGCATTACCTGTACGGCGGCTACTACCCCATCGGCGGCGCCTCCGAGATGGCCAAGACTATTATTCCGGTGGTGCAGCAAAGCGGCGGCGAAGTATTCACCTATGCCGATGTGAAAGAGATTCTGATCGAGAAAGGCAAAGCCGTGGGCGTGCGCATGGCCGATGGTGAGGAAGTTCGGGCGCCACTGGTGATCAGCAACGCAGGTGTATTCAACACCTTTGGCACCCTGCTGCCTGAGACGGCCCCTGAAAAAGATTTCTACCAGCAAAAACTGCAAACTGTGGAACGCTCCATGGCCAGCAACTGCCTGTACATCGGCCTGCAGGACACCGCCGAAAACCTGAAGCTTCCGAAAACGAACTACTGGATTTACCCTGGCCCCAACTATGAAAAGAACCTTGAAGAGTTTATGGCAGCGCCGGACAAAGCCGACATCCCGCTGACCTATATTTCCTTCCCGTCCGCCAAGGATCCGAGTTTCTCTGATCGTTACCCGGGCCGCGCCACCATCGAGATTGTCGCTCCCGGCCCCCACGAGTGGTACGCGGAGTGGGCTGACAAAACCTGGGGCAAACGGGGTGAAGAGTACGAGGCGGAGAAAGAAGCCTACGCCCAGCGCTTGCTGGCCAAGCTGTACGAGAAGTTTCCGCACCTGGAAGGCAAGGTGGACTACTACGAGCTGTCCACGCCGCTATCCACCGATTACTTCTGCCGCTACAGCAAAGGTGAGATCTATGGCCTGAACCACACCCCGGATCGCTTCGAGCAGGACTGGCTCAAACCCAAGACCCGAATCCCGGGGCTGTACCTGACCGGCCAGGACGTAATGACCTGCGGCGTGGTGGGTGCCATGATTGGCGGCCTGCTGACGACGATCGCAGTCAGCGGCCTGAAAGGCCTACCCCTGGCCAAGAAGATGTTCGTCGGTTAG
- a CDS encoding TetR/AcrR family transcriptional regulator translates to MARTASYHHGDLRQEASLLALETLREQGDTAISLRALAKQLGVSAPALYRHFSDRESLLAELAVSGFEELRERLLAVDQQVPRRALIDIGLVYVAFAQDEPKLYRLMFGGRVLPKEAHPHLDNAGHGAFHVLQDTIDRAQQAGYLKPMPLALMTAAAWSLVHGLAQLTIDGHLPAANAEPMLAEGVLSLLLDGSRSDLT, encoded by the coding sequence ATGGCCCGAACTGCTTCCTATCACCACGGCGATCTCCGCCAAGAGGCCAGCCTGCTGGCACTAGAGACGCTCCGTGAGCAAGGCGACACCGCCATCAGCTTGCGCGCGCTCGCCAAACAGCTTGGTGTCAGCGCACCCGCCCTGTACCGACATTTCTCGGATCGCGAAAGCCTGCTGGCAGAGCTTGCCGTCTCCGGCTTCGAAGAACTCAGGGAACGACTGTTGGCGGTGGATCAGCAGGTACCGCGCCGGGCGCTGATCGATATTGGCCTGGTCTATGTGGCGTTCGCCCAGGACGAGCCCAAGCTTTACCGACTGATGTTCGGTGGCCGGGTGTTGCCGAAGGAGGCCCACCCTCACCTGGATAACGCCGGCCATGGTGCTTTCCACGTTTTACAAGACACCATCGACCGGGCCCAACAGGCCGGTTACCTGAAACCCATGCCCCTGGCCCTGATGACCGCGGCAGCCTGGTCCCTGGTGCATGGCCTGGCGCAACTGACCATCGATGGCCACCTGCCGGCGGCCAACGCGGAACCCATGCTGGCCGAGGGCGTTCTCAGCCTGCTGCTGGATGGTTCCCGCTCTGACCTGACATAA
- a CDS encoding adenosine deaminase, producing MSLDLNALKKSELHIHLEGSLEPELMFRLAKRNGIALPYANVESLRAAYDFNNLQEFLDLYYRGAQVLLQEEDFYDLTRAYLDRCRTQNVTHVEPFFDPQTHTDRGVSMATVIGGITRALKEAKADWGLSYGLILCFLRHLSEDEAQHTLDAALPFREHFVGIGLDSSEQGHPPSKFKNVFARGRDMGLLPVAHAGEEGPPSYIWEALDELGVVRVDHGVRATEDPALIDRLRQDQIPLTVCPLSNIRLKVYDSLKQHPILDLLEDGLKVTVNSDDPAYFGGYMTENFEALRAQLGMTDEQAERLANHGFEAALVPTS from the coding sequence ATGTCCCTTGACCTGAACGCGCTCAAAAAGTCAGAGCTGCACATTCACCTCGAAGGCAGTCTTGAGCCAGAACTGATGTTCAGGTTGGCGAAGCGCAACGGTATTGCGCTGCCCTACGCCAACGTGGAAAGTCTTCGTGCAGCCTACGATTTCAATAACCTGCAGGAGTTTCTCGACTTGTACTACCGAGGCGCCCAGGTGCTCTTGCAGGAAGAAGATTTCTACGATCTGACTCGGGCCTATCTGGACCGTTGCCGGACTCAGAATGTGACCCATGTCGAGCCATTCTTTGACCCCCAGACCCATACCGACCGGGGCGTTTCAATGGCAACAGTGATTGGTGGCATCACCCGTGCCCTGAAAGAAGCTAAGGCCGATTGGGGACTGAGTTATGGCTTGATCCTGTGTTTTCTCCGGCACCTCAGTGAGGATGAGGCGCAACATACCCTGGACGCCGCACTGCCGTTCCGCGAGCACTTCGTGGGCATCGGCCTGGACAGCAGCGAGCAAGGCCATCCGCCTTCCAAGTTCAAGAATGTGTTTGCACGAGGCCGGGACATGGGGCTGCTACCGGTGGCACACGCCGGTGAGGAAGGGCCGCCCAGCTACATTTGGGAAGCGCTCGACGAACTCGGTGTTGTGCGGGTGGACCATGGCGTGCGAGCAACCGAAGACCCCGCGCTGATCGACCGCTTGCGCCAGGATCAGATTCCGCTAACGGTCTGCCCACTGTCCAATATTCGCCTGAAGGTGTATGACAGCCTGAAACAGCACCCGATTCTGGACCTGTTGGAGGATGGCCTGAAAGTCACGGTCAATTCCGATGATCCTGCTTATTTCGGGGGATACATGACCGAGAACTTCGAGGCATTGAGAGCGCAACTCGGGATGACCGATGAACAGGCAGAGAGGTTGGCGAACCATGGCTTTGAGGCAGCCTTGGTTCCCACCTCTTAA
- a CDS encoding DUF2959 domain-containing protein, with product MSIPVTAVTSSGTRKLWPLLLSVALLGGCSSLYYNTMEKLGFEKRDILVDRVEDARDSQNDAQETFRSSLERFQSVVDTPDTELKQRYAEISDAYDDSKSSADDVRNRIDEVEEVAEDLFDEWEDELDEYESASLRRNSEQQLDETRAQYSQLISRMHNAEERMDPVLEAFQDQVLYLKHNLNAQAIGSLENELVSIRQDVDELIRNMEQSIAESEAFIKRFREGG from the coding sequence ATGTCCATCCCTGTCACTGCAGTAACGTCATCCGGTACACGCAAGCTGTGGCCGTTGCTGCTCAGTGTTGCCCTGCTGGGCGGCTGTTCTTCGCTGTATTACAACACCATGGAAAAGCTCGGGTTTGAAAAGCGCGACATCCTGGTGGACCGGGTAGAAGACGCTCGGGACAGCCAGAACGACGCCCAGGAAACCTTCCGTTCATCTCTCGAGCGTTTTCAGAGCGTGGTGGATACGCCGGATACCGAGCTCAAGCAGCGGTATGCCGAGATCAGCGACGCCTATGACGACAGCAAATCGAGCGCGGACGATGTGCGCAATCGCATCGACGAAGTGGAAGAGGTTGCGGAAGACCTGTTCGATGAATGGGAGGATGAGCTTGATGAATATGAAAGTGCCTCTCTGCGGCGTAATAGCGAACAACAGCTCGATGAGACGCGCGCTCAGTACAGCCAGCTAATCAGCCGGATGCACAACGCCGAAGAGCGCATGGATCCAGTATTGGAGGCCTTTCAGGATCAGGTGCTGTATCTCAAGCATAACCTTAACGCCCAGGCGATCGGCTCGCTGGAGAACGAGCTGGTGAGTATCCGCCAGGACGTGGATGAGCTGATTCGCAATATGGAGCAGTCAATCGCGGAGTCCGAAGCGTTTATCAAACGTTTCCGTGAGGGTGGTTAA
- a CDS encoding EthD family reductase — MIKVSIFYPNGDDIEFDVNYYRQQHFPLVRSKLGAALLDDAIEVGICGAHTGEIPAFAAAGHLYFESVEAFQTAFAPHMKAIQSDLPNYTNARPLLQVSEVVNTKESDHA; from the coding sequence ATGATCAAGGTAAGCATTTTTTATCCCAACGGCGACGACATCGAATTTGATGTCAACTACTACCGGCAACAGCATTTTCCCCTGGTGCGCAGCAAACTGGGAGCCGCCCTCCTGGACGACGCCATTGAGGTGGGTATCTGCGGCGCCCACACCGGGGAAATACCGGCCTTCGCGGCAGCCGGCCACCTTTACTTCGAATCGGTGGAAGCGTTCCAGACCGCCTTTGCTCCGCACATGAAGGCGATTCAGTCGGACCTTCCCAACTACACTAACGCCCGGCCCCTGCTTCAGGTTAGCGAGGTGGTCAATACCAAGGAAAGCGATCATGCTTGA
- a CDS encoding NAD(P)-dependent alcohol dehydrogenase, protein MSTKAFAAHTANAPLKPIQFDRRDLRPDDVAIEIDYCGVCHTDIHFAQNDWGFTQYPVVPGHEIIGRVTAVGDRVTEYCEGDRVGVGCMVDSCRSCSACESGLEQYCIEGNTATYNGVDRHDGSITFGGYSERVVVSERFVVRIPQQLDPAAAAPLLCAGITTYSPLRHFGIGSGHRVGIIGMGGLGHMGIKFAKAFGAEVTLFTRSENKVAEARKQGADHVIVSTNQEQMKAATDQFDFLLDTVPVKHDLNPYLSCLKYDGTHILVGLVEPIEPTIHAGQLVMKRRVLAGSLIGGMPETQEVLDFCAENGISCDIEMLDIRDIDEAYERMKQGDVKYRFVIDMASLRDVVVAPTQ, encoded by the coding sequence ATGAGCACAAAAGCCTTTGCCGCCCACACCGCCAATGCCCCCCTGAAGCCGATACAGTTCGACCGTCGCGATCTGCGCCCGGACGATGTTGCCATCGAGATCGACTACTGCGGCGTGTGCCACACCGACATCCATTTTGCCCAGAATGACTGGGGTTTCACGCAATACCCGGTGGTGCCGGGGCACGAGATCATCGGTCGGGTTACTGCGGTCGGTGACCGGGTGACTGAGTATTGCGAAGGCGACCGGGTAGGTGTCGGTTGCATGGTGGATTCGTGCCGCAGTTGCAGCGCCTGCGAATCGGGGCTGGAGCAATACTGTATCGAGGGCAATACCGCCACCTACAATGGCGTCGACCGCCATGATGGCTCAATTACCTTCGGCGGCTATTCGGAGCGCGTCGTAGTCAGTGAACGCTTCGTGGTACGTATTCCTCAACAGCTCGACCCGGCCGCCGCCGCCCCCCTGCTCTGCGCGGGGATCACCACCTACTCCCCATTACGCCACTTTGGTATCGGCTCTGGCCACAGGGTTGGGATCATCGGCATGGGCGGATTGGGCCACATGGGCATTAAGTTCGCCAAAGCCTTTGGCGCCGAGGTAACACTCTTCACCCGCTCGGAAAACAAGGTGGCGGAAGCCCGCAAGCAGGGAGCGGACCATGTGATCGTTTCTACGAACCAAGAGCAAATGAAGGCGGCCACTGACCAGTTCGACTTTCTGCTTGATACGGTTCCGGTCAAACACGACCTCAATCCATATCTGAGCTGCCTGAAATACGATGGCACCCACATCCTGGTGGGCCTGGTGGAGCCCATCGAGCCGACCATCCACGCCGGGCAACTGGTCATGAAACGCCGCGTATTGGCTGGCTCATTGATCGGTGGCATGCCGGAAACCCAGGAGGTGTTGGATTTCTGCGCCGAGAACGGTATCAGCTGTGACATCGAGATGCTGGATATCCGCGACATCGACGAGGCCTATGAGCGCATGAAACAGGGCGACGTCAAATACCGGTTTGTCATCGACATGGCCTCCCTGCGGGATGTCGTCGTTGCCCCAACTCAATAG
- a CDS encoding AraC family transcriptional regulator, with product MLQSPSLQLTELIEPLITRDGLIQTSLAEVYLVASRHPIPRTPLIYEPSLMVIAQGQKVGYLGDRTIHYNPGQYLVQSLPLPFECETQATPDAPLMGVAVRIEPSILSELVHETAEEFSNHEEADPLPMASVAMTEGMHEAMMRLLRAIMDPMDARIMGRGRVREVIYEALKGGQGPALRALVQNRGQYSRIVRVLQHMHAEYAREYTVEELSALANMSPSAFHQHFKEITRTSPVQYLKRFRLIKARQLMTRNQLNVNQAASAVGYRSVPQFSRDYKRYFTVSPTQHRRLPVELRSQQPENQ from the coding sequence ATGCTGCAAAGTCCCTCGCTGCAACTGACAGAGCTGATTGAGCCGTTGATTACCCGGGACGGCCTTATCCAAACCTCACTGGCAGAGGTTTATCTGGTGGCATCGCGCCATCCCATCCCGCGCACACCGCTCATTTACGAGCCGAGCCTGATGGTGATTGCTCAGGGGCAGAAGGTAGGCTACCTCGGGGACCGGACGATTCACTACAACCCGGGCCAGTACCTGGTTCAGTCGTTGCCGCTGCCATTCGAGTGCGAAACCCAAGCCACACCGGACGCTCCATTGATGGGGGTGGCCGTTCGCATTGAGCCATCTATCCTCAGCGAACTGGTGCATGAGACGGCCGAAGAATTCAGCAACCATGAAGAGGCCGATCCCCTGCCGATGGCATCCGTGGCCATGACAGAAGGGATGCATGAGGCGATGATGCGGCTGCTCCGCGCCATAATGGACCCGATGGATGCCCGAATCATGGGCCGTGGACGAGTCCGCGAGGTGATCTATGAAGCCCTGAAAGGCGGTCAGGGTCCCGCTCTCCGTGCGTTGGTGCAGAACCGAGGGCAATACTCGCGGATAGTACGGGTGCTTCAGCATATGCATGCGGAGTACGCACGGGAATACACGGTGGAGGAGTTGTCAGCGCTGGCCAACATGAGCCCGTCGGCATTTCACCAGCACTTCAAGGAAATCACGCGCACATCGCCGGTGCAGTATCTCAAGCGTTTCCGCCTCATTAAGGCCCGCCAGTTGATGACCCGCAACCAACTCAACGTTAACCAGGCGGCGTCAGCGGTCGGGTACCGAAGCGTGCCGCAATTCAGTCGCGACTATAAGCGCTACTTCACGGTGAGTCCGACCCAGCACCGCCGGCTGCCAGTGGAACTTCGAAGTCAGCAGCCAGAAAATCAATAA